Proteins found in one Aquibium microcysteis genomic segment:
- a CDS encoding DUF6455 family protein gives MSAQAAVTTGIRHMLESVARRWRDHRDAVASLREIDRMDPAMAGEIAAEAGLTVADLKEVISHGAGANRLMQRMMDAYGVDVRELAEDGLLRDVSVLCSRCQSRGRCAEELEAGTARENAHLFCPNAETFESFGLAAS, from the coding sequence ATGTCCGCACAGGCCGCCGTCACCACAGGAATCCGCCATATGCTCGAATCCGTCGCCCGGCGATGGCGTGACCACCGCGACGCGGTCGCCTCGCTGCGCGAGATCGACCGGATGGATCCGGCCATGGCCGGCGAGATCGCCGCGGAGGCCGGCCTCACGGTCGCCGACCTCAAGGAGGTGATCTCGCACGGTGCCGGCGCCAACCGTCTCATGCAGCGGATGATGGACGCCTACGGCGTGGACGTGCGCGAACTCGCCGAGGACGGCCTGCTGCGCGACGTCTCCGTGCTGTGCTCGCGCTGCCAGTCCAGAGGCCGCTGCGCCGAGGAACTGGAGGCCGGCACGGCGCGCGAGAACGCGCATCTGTTCTGCCCCAATGCCGAGACCTTCGAGAGCTTCGGCCTCGCCGCGAGCTGA